From Etheostoma cragini isolate CJK2018 chromosome 10, CSU_Ecrag_1.0, whole genome shotgun sequence, the proteins below share one genomic window:
- the LOC117951596 gene encoding protocadherin beta-7-like: protein MENSPIGSLVVDLNVTDLDEGSNSDITYSYSLYTSEKTQETFNLNPSTGEITVKELLNYEDFRIYDMEIIATDKGANSLSGQCTIKILVEDMNDNHPKLSIKSFRSPVNENIEIDTVIAVVSVSDKDSGDNGVVDLHIPDNMPFKLRESSDNYYELVVSEPLDREKVPEYDITFTVTDRGSPPLSDNETMTLELLDVNDNVPQFPQSFYTIRVMENNAPGALLSSLTAFDPDLHENQYLVYFILEKEIANTSMSMLFSINPENGNLYALKTFDYEIEKEFLFHIEARDSGSPPLSSNVTVHIIIVDQNDNAPVIVSPWRAHGSVVEEKIPRSTDKGSLVAKVIALDTDSVHNSRITYQFLQVTD from the coding sequence ATGGAAAATTCTCCAATTGGAAGCCTTGTTGTTGATCTCAATGTAACAGACTTAGACGAGGGGTCAAATTCTGATATTACCTACTCATATAGCTTATATACTTCAGAGAAAACGCaagaaacatttaatttgaatcCTTCCACTGGTGAAATTACTGTCAAAGAATTGTTAAATTATGAGGATTTCAGGATTTACGATATGGAAATTATAGCTACTGATAAAGGAGCCAATAGTTTATCAGGACAATGTACTATAAAGATTCTGGTTGAAGACATGAACGACAACCATCCAAAATTATCTATTAAATCATTTCGAAGTCCAGTCAATGAAAACATAGAGATAGACACAGTGATAGCAGTAGTTAGTGTCAGTGATAAAGACTCAGGTGATAATGGAGTGGTTGATCTTCATATTCCAGATAACATGCCTTTCAAACTGAGGGAGTCCTCTGATAACTATTATGAATTAGTGGTGTCAGAGCCATTAGACCGTGAGAAGGTTCCAGAATATGACATCACGTTCACTGTGACAGACAGAGGTTCTCCTCCTTTATCTGACAATGAAACTATGACGTTAGAGCTGCTGGATGTGAATGACAATGTCCCACAGTTCCCTCAGTCATTTTATACTATACGTGTAATGGAGAATAACGCACCTGGGGCCTTGCTCAGTTCTCTTACTGCGTTTGATCCTGACCTCCATGAAAACCAGTATCTAGTTTATTTCATCCTAGAGAAGGAGATAGCCAACACCTCCATGTCCATGCTGTTCTCCATCAATCCAGAGAACGGTAATCTTTACGCACTAAAAACCTTTGACTATGAGATCGAGAAGGAGTTTCTTTTCCACATCGAGGCCAGAGACTCTGGCTCTCCTCCACTCAGCAGCAACGTGACGGTCCACATCATCATTGTAGACCAGAACGACAACGCTCCGGTTATTGTTTCTCCGTGGCGCGCGCACGGTTCTGTGGTGGAGGAAAAGATCCCCAGATCCACCGATAAAGGCTCTCTGGTTGCCAAG